A stretch of Henckelia pumila isolate YLH828 chromosome 4, ASM3356847v2, whole genome shotgun sequence DNA encodes these proteins:
- the LOC140894690 gene encoding calcium-transporting ATPase 3, endoplasmic reticulum-type isoform X2, producing the protein MENAYARSVPEVLEFFSVDSSRGLTDFQVAEHGRLYGKNVLPQEPSTPFWKLVLKQFDDLLVKILIAAALVSFILALANGETGLSAFLEPSVILMILAANAAVGVITETNAEKALEELRAYQADVATVLRNGCFSILPATDLVPGDIVEVSVGCKIPADMRMIEMLSDQLRVDQAILTGESFSVEKELDATNVTNAVYQDKTNILFSGTVVVAGRARAVVTGVGSNTAMGSIRDSMLITEDDATPLKKKLDEFGSFLAKVIAGICVLVWIVNIGHFRDPIHGGLLQGAIHYFKIAVALAVAAIPEGLPAVVTTCLALGTKRMARLNAIVRSLPSVETLGCTTVICSDKTGTLTTNMMSVSKICVLHSVDRGPVTAEYHVSGTTYAPEGSLFDNSGVQLEIPAQFHCLLHIAMCSALCNESVIQYNPEKRSYEKIGESTEVALRVLTEKIGLPGFDSMPSALNMLSKHERASYCNRYWESQFKKVSQLEFSRDRKMMSVLCNRKQIEIMFSKGAPESILSRCTSILCNADGSTVPLTSNIRAEIESKFNSFAGKETLRCLALALKRMPLGQQVLSFNDEKDLTFIGLVGMLDPPRDEVRNAILSCMTAGIRVIVVTGDNKTTAESICRRIGAFDHLDDFTGLSYTASEFEELQALQKTVALQRMTIFTRVEPSHKRMLVEALQHQNEVVAMTGDGVNDAPALKKADIGIAMGSGTAVAKSASDMVLADDNFATIVAAVAEGRAIYNNTKQFIRYMISSNIGEVVCIFLAALLGIPDTLVPVQLLWVNLVTDGLPATAIGFNKQDSDVMKSKPRKVNEAVVTGWLFFRYLVIGVYVGLATIAGFVWWFLYSDNGPKLPYTELINFDTCSTRETDYSCTVFSDRHPSTVSMTVLVVVEMFNALNNLSENQSLLVIPPWSNLWLLGSIVLTMLLHGLILYVQPLSALFSVTPLNWAEWTVVLYLSFPVIIIDEILKFLSRNAIRTRFNFRFRRVDLLPKREVRDK; encoded by the exons GTTTTGGAATTCTTTTCCGTGGATTCAAGTCGAGGGTTGACAGACTTCCAG GTGGCAGAGCACGGAAGATTGTATGGGAAAAATG TGCTACCTCAAGAACCAA GCACTCCTTTTTGGAAATTAGTGCTAAAACAATTTGATGATTTGCTTGTAAAGATATTAATTGCAGCTGCTTTAGTCTCTTTCATATTGGCGTTAGCTAATGGAGAGACAGGCTTATCTGCTTTTTTGGAGCCTTCG gtTATTCTAATGATACTGGCTGCAAATGCGGCTGTTGGGGTAATCACGGAAACAAATGCTGAGAAAGCCCTCGAG GAACTGCGCGCATACCAAGCTGACGTTGCAACTGTTCTGCGAAATG GTTGCTTCTCAATATTACCTGCTACAGATCTTGTCCCTGGGGATATTGTAGAGGTCAGCG TGGGATGCAAAATTCCAGCAGATATGAGGATGATAGAGATGCTGAGTGATCAATTACGAGTTGATCAAGCGATTCTTACAG GTGAGAGCTTTTCTGTGGAAAAAGAACTGGATGCCACCAATGTGACTAATGCCGTATACCAAGACAAGACAAACATTTTATTTTcg GGAACAGTGGTAGTTGCTGGAAGAGCTAGAGCTGTTGTAACTGGAGTTGGCTCTAATACGGCAATGGGAAGCATCCGTGACTCTATGCTGATCACAGAAGAT GATGCAACACCTCTAAAGAAAAAGTTGGATGAATTTGGTTCCTTTTTGGCTAAG GTTATTGCAGGCATTTGTGTATTAGTTTGGATTGTGAACATAGGTCATTTTCGGGATCCTATTCACGGTGGCTTGTTGCAAGGTGCTATACACTACTTCAAG ATTGCAGTTGCTCTTGCTGTTGCAGCCATTCCTGAAGGGCTTCCTGCTGTTGTTACAAC GTGTCTGGCTCTTGGAACCAAGCGAATGGCCCGTTTAAATGCTATTGTAAGGTCATTACCATCAGTAGAGACATTAGGTTGCACTACAGTGATTTGCAGTGACAAGACTGGTACTCTGACCACCAATATGATGTCTGTCTCGAAG ATATGTGTACTTCATTCAGTTGATCGTGGTCCTGTGACTGCTGAGTACCACGTCAGTGGTACCACATACGCCCCAGAAGGTTCTCTCTTTGACAACAGCGGGGTGCAG CTTGAGATCCCAGCACAATTTCATTGTCTTCTTCATATAGCAATGTGCTCAGCGCTTTGCAATGAATCTGTGATTCAATATAACCCGGAGAAGCGAAGCTATGAAAAGATTGGTGAGTCAACTGAAGTAGCTCTCAGGGTTCTGACGGAAAAG ATTGGCCTTCCTGGTTTTGATTCAATGCCTTCAGCTCTTAATATGCTGAGCAAGCATGAACGTGCATCTTACTGTAATCGTTATTGGGAGAGCCAGTTCAAAAAG GTCTCTCAGTTGGAGTTCTCTCGTGATCGAAAAATGATGAGTGTGCTCTGTAACCGGAAACAGATAGAAATTATGTTCTCAAAAGGTGCCCCAGAGAGTATTCTTTCTAGATGCACAAGCATTTTATGCAATGCTGATGGTTCAACAGTTCCTCTAACATCAAACATTAGAGCTGAGATAGAGTCGAAGTTCAACAG TTTTGCAGGAAAAGAAACTTTACGATGCTTGGCACTGGCCTTGAAAAGGATGCCACTGGGGCAACAGGTTTTGTCCTTCAATGACGAAAAAGACCTTACATTTATTGGGTTG GTTGGTATGCTTGATCCACCGAGGGATGAAGTCAGAAACGCTATTCTTTCTTGCATGACTGCTGGAATTCGTGTGATAGTTGTTACTGGGGATAACAAG ACTACTGCTGAGTCAATATGCCGAAGGATTGGTGCTTTTGATCACTTGGATGACTTCACAGGGCTTTCTTACACTGCTTCTGAGTTTGAGGAGCTTCAAGCCCTGCAAAAGACAGTGGCACTGCAGCGGATGACTATTTTTACCAG GGTTGAACCATCTCACAAGAGGATGCTTGTTGAGGCATTGCAGCATCAAAATGAAGTG GTTGCAATGACTGGAGATGGAGTCAATGATGCACCTGCACTGAAGAAAGCTGACATAGGAATTGCAATGGGGTCAGGCACTGCTGTAGCGAAG AGTGCTTCGGACATGGTTCTGGCGGATGACAATTTTGCTACAATTGTTGCA GCTGTGGCAGAAGGAAGGGCGATTTACAACAATACTAAGCAGTTCATCAGATATATGATCTCTTCAAATATTGGTGAAGTAGTTTGCATATTTTTGGCTGCACTACTTGGTATACCGGACACTCTTGTGCCA GTCCAGTTGCTTTGGGTGAATCTGGTAACTGATGGTTTACCTGCCACTGCTATTGGATTCAATAAACAAGACTCTGATGTTATGAAGTCTAAACCTCGCAAG GTCAATGAAGCTGTTGTCACTGGATGGTTGTTCTTTCGCTATTTAGTTATTGGAG TTTATGTCGGCCTTGCCACAATTGCTGGATTTGTATGGTGGTTTCTTTACTCTGATAACGGGCCTAAACTACCATATACTGAACTG ATAAATTTTGACACTTGCTCAACAAGGGAAACTGATTATTCTTGCACCGTGTTTAGTGATCGGCATCCGTCAACTGTTTCAATGACTGTACTTGTGGTTGTCGAGATGTTCAATGCATTGAACAACCTCAGTGAAAATCAGTCGCTCTT GGTTATCCCTCCCTGGAGTAATTTATGGCTCCTCGGATCAATTGTCCTAACAATGCTGCTTCATGGGCTCATCCTTTATGTGCAACCACTTTCTGCCCTTTTCTCT GTTACGCCACTAAATTGGGCAGAGTGGACTGTTGTTTTGTATCTGTCTTTTCCT GTGATAATAATCGATGAGATACTGAAGTTTCTTTCAAGAAACGCAATTC GCACTAGGTTTAATTTCAGATTCAGGAGAGTGGATTTACTTCCCAAAAGAGAAGTTCGCGACAAATGA
- the LOC140861958 gene encoding uncharacterized protein, translated as MKTKASQENMFLRIIAIPARALAKARDLYVKSITRYADKMINYSNVMGMPQVSGLPKSFSVNSAGSRHDEDFRELVRAASARSTIGGRVDLDMYMKAEMMKFRAGSGNGPLPRSSSVAMGRIDEDKPCCSFGEEIININYIKHKYPRSKSHVVARSTAI; from the coding sequence ATGAAGACAAAGGCAAGCCAAGAAAACATGTTTCTGCGCATCATCGCGATTCCGGCTCGGGCTTTAGCCAAGGCCCGAGACTTGTACGTGAAGAGCATAACGCGATATGCCGACAAGATGATCAATTACAGCAACGTTATGGGGATGCCACAGGTTTCAGGCCTACCGAAGAGTTTCAGCGTGAACTCGGCCGGATCACGCCACGACGAGGACTTCCGGGAGCTTGTTCGGGCTGCCTCAGCCAGAAGTACTATCGGTGGTCGAGTAGATTTGGACATGTACATGAAGGCGGAGATGATGAAGTTTCGGGCGGGCTCGGGAAACGGCCCGCTGCCTAGGAGCAGCAGCGTGGCCATGGGTAGAATTGATGAAGACAAGCCATGTTGTTCCTTTGGTGAagaaattattaatattaattatattaaacacaAGTACCCTAGAAGTAAAAGTCATGTCGTTGCGAGAAGCACTGCCATTTGA
- the LOC140894690 gene encoding calcium-transporting ATPase 3, endoplasmic reticulum-type isoform X1, which translates to MENAYARSVPEVLEFFSVDSSRGLTDFQVAEHGRLYGKNVLPQEPSTPFWKLVLKQFDDLLVKILIAAALVSFILALANGETGLSAFLEPSVILMILAANAAVGVITETNAEKALEELRAYQADVATVLRNGCFSILPATDLVPGDIVEVSVGCKIPADMRMIEMLSDQLRVDQAILTGESFSVEKELDATNVTNAVYQDKTNILFSGTVVVAGRARAVVTGVGSNTAMGSIRDSMLITEDDATPLKKKLDEFGSFLAKVIAGICVLVWIVNIGHFRDPIHGGLLQGAIHYFKIAVALAVAAIPEGLPAVVTTCLALGTKRMARLNAIVRSLPSVETLGCTTVICSDKTGTLTTNMMSVSKICVLHSVDRGPVTAEYHVSGTTYAPEGSLFDNSGVQACQCFNLDFFPFEQSMLQLEIPAQFHCLLHIAMCSALCNESVIQYNPEKRSYEKIGESTEVALRVLTEKIGLPGFDSMPSALNMLSKHERASYCNRYWESQFKKVSQLEFSRDRKMMSVLCNRKQIEIMFSKGAPESILSRCTSILCNADGSTVPLTSNIRAEIESKFNSFAGKETLRCLALALKRMPLGQQVLSFNDEKDLTFIGLVGMLDPPRDEVRNAILSCMTAGIRVIVVTGDNKTTAESICRRIGAFDHLDDFTGLSYTASEFEELQALQKTVALQRMTIFTRVEPSHKRMLVEALQHQNEVVAMTGDGVNDAPALKKADIGIAMGSGTAVAKSASDMVLADDNFATIVAAVAEGRAIYNNTKQFIRYMISSNIGEVVCIFLAALLGIPDTLVPVQLLWVNLVTDGLPATAIGFNKQDSDVMKSKPRKVNEAVVTGWLFFRYLVIGVYVGLATIAGFVWWFLYSDNGPKLPYTELINFDTCSTRETDYSCTVFSDRHPSTVSMTVLVVVEMFNALNNLSENQSLLVIPPWSNLWLLGSIVLTMLLHGLILYVQPLSALFSVTPLNWAEWTVVLYLSFPVIIIDEILKFLSRNAIRTRFNFRFRRVDLLPKREVRDK; encoded by the exons GTTTTGGAATTCTTTTCCGTGGATTCAAGTCGAGGGTTGACAGACTTCCAG GTGGCAGAGCACGGAAGATTGTATGGGAAAAATG TGCTACCTCAAGAACCAA GCACTCCTTTTTGGAAATTAGTGCTAAAACAATTTGATGATTTGCTTGTAAAGATATTAATTGCAGCTGCTTTAGTCTCTTTCATATTGGCGTTAGCTAATGGAGAGACAGGCTTATCTGCTTTTTTGGAGCCTTCG gtTATTCTAATGATACTGGCTGCAAATGCGGCTGTTGGGGTAATCACGGAAACAAATGCTGAGAAAGCCCTCGAG GAACTGCGCGCATACCAAGCTGACGTTGCAACTGTTCTGCGAAATG GTTGCTTCTCAATATTACCTGCTACAGATCTTGTCCCTGGGGATATTGTAGAGGTCAGCG TGGGATGCAAAATTCCAGCAGATATGAGGATGATAGAGATGCTGAGTGATCAATTACGAGTTGATCAAGCGATTCTTACAG GTGAGAGCTTTTCTGTGGAAAAAGAACTGGATGCCACCAATGTGACTAATGCCGTATACCAAGACAAGACAAACATTTTATTTTcg GGAACAGTGGTAGTTGCTGGAAGAGCTAGAGCTGTTGTAACTGGAGTTGGCTCTAATACGGCAATGGGAAGCATCCGTGACTCTATGCTGATCACAGAAGAT GATGCAACACCTCTAAAGAAAAAGTTGGATGAATTTGGTTCCTTTTTGGCTAAG GTTATTGCAGGCATTTGTGTATTAGTTTGGATTGTGAACATAGGTCATTTTCGGGATCCTATTCACGGTGGCTTGTTGCAAGGTGCTATACACTACTTCAAG ATTGCAGTTGCTCTTGCTGTTGCAGCCATTCCTGAAGGGCTTCCTGCTGTTGTTACAAC GTGTCTGGCTCTTGGAACCAAGCGAATGGCCCGTTTAAATGCTATTGTAAGGTCATTACCATCAGTAGAGACATTAGGTTGCACTACAGTGATTTGCAGTGACAAGACTGGTACTCTGACCACCAATATGATGTCTGTCTCGAAG ATATGTGTACTTCATTCAGTTGATCGTGGTCCTGTGACTGCTGAGTACCACGTCAGTGGTACCACATACGCCCCAGAAGGTTCTCTCTTTGACAACAGCGGGGTGCAG GCATGCCAATGTTTCAACCTTGATTTTTTCCCTTTTGAGCAGTCGATGCTACAA CTTGAGATCCCAGCACAATTTCATTGTCTTCTTCATATAGCAATGTGCTCAGCGCTTTGCAATGAATCTGTGATTCAATATAACCCGGAGAAGCGAAGCTATGAAAAGATTGGTGAGTCAACTGAAGTAGCTCTCAGGGTTCTGACGGAAAAG ATTGGCCTTCCTGGTTTTGATTCAATGCCTTCAGCTCTTAATATGCTGAGCAAGCATGAACGTGCATCTTACTGTAATCGTTATTGGGAGAGCCAGTTCAAAAAG GTCTCTCAGTTGGAGTTCTCTCGTGATCGAAAAATGATGAGTGTGCTCTGTAACCGGAAACAGATAGAAATTATGTTCTCAAAAGGTGCCCCAGAGAGTATTCTTTCTAGATGCACAAGCATTTTATGCAATGCTGATGGTTCAACAGTTCCTCTAACATCAAACATTAGAGCTGAGATAGAGTCGAAGTTCAACAG TTTTGCAGGAAAAGAAACTTTACGATGCTTGGCACTGGCCTTGAAAAGGATGCCACTGGGGCAACAGGTTTTGTCCTTCAATGACGAAAAAGACCTTACATTTATTGGGTTG GTTGGTATGCTTGATCCACCGAGGGATGAAGTCAGAAACGCTATTCTTTCTTGCATGACTGCTGGAATTCGTGTGATAGTTGTTACTGGGGATAACAAG ACTACTGCTGAGTCAATATGCCGAAGGATTGGTGCTTTTGATCACTTGGATGACTTCACAGGGCTTTCTTACACTGCTTCTGAGTTTGAGGAGCTTCAAGCCCTGCAAAAGACAGTGGCACTGCAGCGGATGACTATTTTTACCAG GGTTGAACCATCTCACAAGAGGATGCTTGTTGAGGCATTGCAGCATCAAAATGAAGTG GTTGCAATGACTGGAGATGGAGTCAATGATGCACCTGCACTGAAGAAAGCTGACATAGGAATTGCAATGGGGTCAGGCACTGCTGTAGCGAAG AGTGCTTCGGACATGGTTCTGGCGGATGACAATTTTGCTACAATTGTTGCA GCTGTGGCAGAAGGAAGGGCGATTTACAACAATACTAAGCAGTTCATCAGATATATGATCTCTTCAAATATTGGTGAAGTAGTTTGCATATTTTTGGCTGCACTACTTGGTATACCGGACACTCTTGTGCCA GTCCAGTTGCTTTGGGTGAATCTGGTAACTGATGGTTTACCTGCCACTGCTATTGGATTCAATAAACAAGACTCTGATGTTATGAAGTCTAAACCTCGCAAG GTCAATGAAGCTGTTGTCACTGGATGGTTGTTCTTTCGCTATTTAGTTATTGGAG TTTATGTCGGCCTTGCCACAATTGCTGGATTTGTATGGTGGTTTCTTTACTCTGATAACGGGCCTAAACTACCATATACTGAACTG ATAAATTTTGACACTTGCTCAACAAGGGAAACTGATTATTCTTGCACCGTGTTTAGTGATCGGCATCCGTCAACTGTTTCAATGACTGTACTTGTGGTTGTCGAGATGTTCAATGCATTGAACAACCTCAGTGAAAATCAGTCGCTCTT GGTTATCCCTCCCTGGAGTAATTTATGGCTCCTCGGATCAATTGTCCTAACAATGCTGCTTCATGGGCTCATCCTTTATGTGCAACCACTTTCTGCCCTTTTCTCT GTTACGCCACTAAATTGGGCAGAGTGGACTGTTGTTTTGTATCTGTCTTTTCCT GTGATAATAATCGATGAGATACTGAAGTTTCTTTCAAGAAACGCAATTC GCACTAGGTTTAATTTCAGATTCAGGAGAGTGGATTTACTTCCCAAAAGAGAAGTTCGCGACAAATGA